CCTTTTTGGATCTTACTGGACGTTTAACCGTCTGAACCAACACTATTACGAAAAGCGCCCTCTATATTACGCGTTAGGCTATGTAcactatatatctatatatataaagcTTTTAGATTTACTAACTTGCAGGGCTTattttacggttgtcgtttccAACTCGACGGCACAGACTAAACCTAGTTTTTTAATCCTGTACTTTTCTAACCAATAAGATGTTGGTATATTGTGATTTACAATCTCtcccactagatggcgctcagtccatataccatggaaatggttggagtgcaAATAAAGTCGTAATCAGTCAGTGGGATAGGCGTGATGATGTATTCACGATTATCAGTTCTGATTGAGACAATCGGGCCGCTGGCTGCCCTACTGCTTTCAATTGCCACCGTCCAGGCTGAATaaacaatccaatagggtcTAATCTTAGCAAACCTCGATCCCATATCTTGATTCAAACCACTGCCATCCCGTCAGATGGCGtgctgagaaaaaaaaacattttcatgaacttattcaatgattttgacGGAACTTTGTAGGCTTGATAAAACGGGCATTCAAAAATCAGGTATTAATAGAACGCCCGTTGTCGCTGCTTTGCGGCTATATTtcatctatatatatttatatattactgataTTATGATTCGAGTTTTAAATGCCAGCACGTCTAATGCTataatcatcaatattttaCGCTTTTGTTTTACTTTCAGGATTTTAAGCCTCTCAAGAACAAGAATCCGCCTATCTGCAGTTTATAATCTCTGTTATAACTTCATGATCTCtcgtttttgttgtttttcaacTGTTTTCTTTACTCTATTTTGTCTGTGCTTTTATTCGCTTCGATTTGACTGATTCCGTAGATTCAGAAAGTTTGCTCcgtttattttctatcattttcctAGTATCTCCTTTTCCCTGCCCGGACCCTGCATCCCTTCAGACTTTCGTTAACACCATAAAAAAAACgtttctaattgttgatcatTCATGAGTGAGACTAATTCGTCCAAAATGGACTAAGAAATTAGAGACACCAGACACTAGTGATTTCATCcatgaaatttcatgaaatttaattttaataatccaaaatggccgccaaaCTCCATGAATGACATAATTGTTTGTCCCGAAAATCAGAAATTTGGCCACAAATTCAGTGATTATTGGTAGGGATTCTCTTAAACTTGACAGAAATGGTTGGTGGGTGAATTTTGCAATTTTAGTCAGTCACGCTATAGCgttttattactgatattctTAATCCCGTATGTCCAATAGTCATGGcttataatgatatatatagagaatcccacagtGATCAAATCAGAAAGTTTTATttaagctaataatttattgattcggcgtttcgactatatccttgTTGTCCTCTTCGGGAATACTGaattaacaaaaatatgaGGTATCTATAAACGCCAAgaacaaaaagacaaattaAGCAATTACGAGCGAAGTAAACTAGGGGTATTACAACACAGAACAGTTACAAACTAGACAAATTAGATCTCATCACTTTATCCCATATTTTTATTCagtcattattcctgaagatgacaaaCAGGATGACATACAGTCGGAACGCTGAAtcaatagattatgaaatcgaaggaaacttttcagatttcatatttcttgttTTATCAGCGCGGTATTCTCTTCATATCGCCACAACACGGACATACTGTTATCGATTTGCATGTTACTGTCCTGACGACAATAACGGCCGTGGTTGAAAAATGCGCATCGTATATCCTTATAtacataattatttatttttcgtcCGCAGTCCGATCTTTGCAAACCGACATCTGATCTCCCtacattttttcatcaaagTCAATATCCAATCATTACATCATCACCAACCGTCCCTGGGTATGTATCATTTCATATACTCAATGGCATACGTCATCGGTCTACCCGATAGAGCGCGCATGCGTTAGAATCGTGACGTGGATACACCCGCTTTCATTTAGCACACGTAGCGTTTACAGTTTTTTATAACTTTATGTTTTACAATCGAcccaaaattcatcaaaaactaGTAAAAATCGTTATGATTAAAAGGAAAAGCTACAGGATTGGTTGTGGCACATTATATACATGCACCATCTTATAGACGCTTAGTGCACATGTAACCATACTAAATGCttcaacataaaatcaataaattacataatatgaaaatattcttaTCAAAATCCGTCGTTTCATGAATTGCTTAAGAATTGTAAAATACAAATAGGGAACTGGCTTGGGATAAACGTTACTCTAAAGTAATGAAAAACTTAACACCGAGTAGAATCTCTTTTTGGAAATTCGTATGATAGTATTTCGTTTCTGAAACCTAGCAATCGAACACGAATTTAGTTTCGCCGACCTTATCTGCGGTCGTGGCGCAGCTAGGTCTACAGGTCCCCGAAATTTACACATTTTGACGATGAAATAGATAACCAACACCAGATTTTCAGCAGCATGTCTCAGTCAGTCCTAGTccacgtgtatatatatatatcaccaTCTTGTGTTATTCTCGACGTCACTGTCGTGTTTAAAAGCGTTTTTACACTATCGATTACCACCATTCGACGGTTCGTTTTTCTCTAAGTCGATTTTCTCTCTTTTTTACCGTTTTCTAGCCGAGTCCACCGCGCCGGAGTCCGACGAAGACGACGCCAACTTCTATCACTCCGCAGACGATAGCTGCGATGACGCAGTAGACGCGTTTCCGGTCCGCAAACAATGATGACGCGTCGTTTTAGTTGTCACCATGCATCATCATCAATGTGTCGCCCTCTGTCAGTCATTGTTGAAACTATTCTATGCATATCTTTTCTAGCTGAAATCACGAACGAAGAGTACATGGATGACGCCGAATTGTCGTCAGATGGCGCTGAAGACGTTTTCCCGTTGCGACAGATTTCGACTCTCAGCGACGATAGCGGAGTCGTGCTCAGTTTCACGCCGCGTTCTGAAGAGATTCCGGAAACGCCCGAATCGTACGGACACTTTTCATCGCGACCCGAATTTCCCGACTACGATCTGCCGGTGGAAACTCATGAAttcagcggcggcggcggcggcggcggggGTGACCCGCACGAGCTCGTCGCCGGTCGCTACGGCCACTTCTGCAGCTTCGATAAACCCGGTTTTAATGAGGGACATTCGAACGACCCGGGTCTGCCCGGGACTTATTCCCATAGCTCAAAACCAGATGACAATGATGTAATAACTTCCACCGGTGACGTCACGAACTCAAACACGATCCGTAACGCCATCTATGAAGTGTTTTTCGGTACGGATGAAATCTCAGTCGCGGGATTTCACGCTCTTTTTCTACCGTCGCTGACATATTTCGGTTTATCTCAGGATTTTGGTCCTCTGCTGTTCGTAGTTTCCGCTTTGTTTCTAGCCGTGTTTCGTTACGCCGTTCTGGTGCTGGCCGTGCGcggaaaaaaacaaaacctgGACCgataatcaattgaaaatatatatatatatatatatttagcgagaacataaatatatagaaataacaaaaaatcgaaaaaataaaaaaatgacaCTTTTAaaaaacctgacttactgctGAAAAAAGCTTCCATATTCTAcgttaaatgatttataaaAATGTACATAAATGATTATTCGATGAATACTACTAACTAGTATTAGGAGCAGTAGGCCTGATAGTTGCGGAGCTGTTAATAGTACTGTTAGTTGCTGTAATGGTAGTTGCAGGGCTA
This genomic interval from Tubulanus polymorphus chromosome 8, tnTubPoly1.2, whole genome shotgun sequence contains the following:
- the LOC141910025 gene encoding uncharacterized protein LOC141910025, yielding MMVDSVPVDVDAILSRTRPLSTVRKRTYYKAPEIIDRSGLPVSTDKIEDDDVTLRVKCDGIPRPVVTWYKDNIDVATFEDERFFAEGEGHNYRLTIKCLERADEGTYKFSALNKEGNATALGYIEVRANKKKKSRLAPPSNLSFLAIKEQATVEAKEEEELESIAPSPLSVRLRSARGSLRKDHTWPRCVSALPTECIEFVAEITNEEYMDDAELSSDGAEDVFPLRQISTLSDDSGVVLSFTPRSEEIPETPESYGHFSSRPEFPDYDLPVETHEFSGGGGGGGGDPHELVAGRYGHFCSFDKPGFNEGHSNDPGLPGTYSHSSKPDDNDVITSTGDVTNSNTIRNAIYEVFFGTDEISVAGFHALFLPSLTYFGLSQDFGPLLFVVSALFLAVFRYAVLVLAVRGKKQNLDR